From Juglans regia cultivar Chandler chromosome 8, Walnut 2.0, whole genome shotgun sequence, the proteins below share one genomic window:
- the LOC109000959 gene encoding uncharacterized protein LOC109000959 isoform X3, which translates to MFLMSSSMVLCHNLICANRGVRRESFSLHDSSNFVAQLGGKRRWVRGLIPNAKKNSRLSRERRWWQKFFFDDDGNWLGLKDDDMLEDVLEGSSDEDLSERDKFEAWKRRAETIIELREAQEDIMNEENRGWEDWLVDGTNHVNGSSWNRDWDNGVGESREDVLGDSREMASERGLVDSVRNLVLGREDDDMLYEDRVFQYASLNSAKFLAVLILIPWALDFVVHDYVLMPFLDRYVKTVPLAAQMLDVRRNQKLEMVKELKIERARFQLEVEIGKSPPLSEEEVLWELRHKALDLRDEWRLENRRAFANIWSDMVFGISLFILLYLNQTKVALLKFTGYKIISIILNLDGRLCWR; encoded by the exons ATGTTCTTAATGAGCTCTTCGATGGTCTTATGCCACAACTTGATTTGTGCTAACCGCGGAGTGCGTCGGGAATCGTTTTCTTTACACGACTCATCGAATTTTGTGGCTCAGCTGGGTGGGAAGCGAAGGTGGGTTAGAGGGCTTATTCCGAATGCCAAGAAGAATAGCCGCCTTTCAAGGGAAAGGAGATGGTGGCAGAAGTTCTTTTTTGATGACGATGGCAATTGGCTTGGTTTGAAGGATGATGACATGCTAGAGGACGTATTGGAGGGCTCGAGTGATGAAGATTTGTCGGAACGAGACAAGTTTGAGGCGTGGAAGAGAAGGGCCGAAACGATCATAGAGTTGAGGGAAGCACAAGAGGATATAATGAACGAGGAGAACCGGGGGTGGGAAGATTGGCTTGTGGATGGGACAAATCATGTTAACGGCTCTTCTTGGAATCGAGATTGGGATAATGGAGTTGGGGAGTCGAGAGAAGATGTGCTGGGTGACTCCAGGGAGATGGCCTCAGAAAGGGGGTTGGTTGACTCTGTCAGGAATTTGGTTCTTGGAAGGGAAGATGATGATATGCTCTATGAAGATCGTGTATTTCAGTATGCCTCACTGAATTCG GCTAAATTTTTGGCTGTGTTGATACTTATACCCTGGGCCTTGGATTTTGTGGTGCACGACTATGTTCTCATGCCTTTTCTGGACAG GTATGTAAAGACTGTTCCACTTGCAGCACAAATGCTCGATGTTAGAAGAAATCAAAAGCTTGAAATGGTAAAAGAATTAAAGATTGAGAGAGCAAGATTCCAGCTTGAGGTAGAGATTGGTAAATCTCCACCTCTTTCTGAAGAGGAAGTTTTGTGGGAGTTACGGCATAAAGC CTTAGATTTGAGAGATGAGTGGAGGTTAGAGAACCGTAGAGCATTTGCGAACATATGGTCAGATATGGTATTTGGGATCTCATTATTCATTCTTTTGTACTTAAATCAAACTAAG
- the LOC109000957 gene encoding 3-ketoacyl-CoA synthase 15-like, with translation MAGEQQQFSAENLNRGVEELVPNAGSFYFSVKVGHRLPHFLNSVNLKYVKLGYSYLLSHRFYVLVVPALIVMFGVELKKLTWEDFCQRRNQTDALFIVGLLGLALYIYLDLTPRSIYLVDFACYRPPDELKISKEEFIELARKSGNFSDSAIGFKQRILKNSGIGDETYMPRAVFRPGYKLTLKDAREEAATVMYGAINDLLAATKIRPLSIRILVVNCGVLNTTPSLSAMVINYFKLKHNIHSFNLGGMGCAAGIIAIDLATDLLRAYPGSYALVVSTEAVTYSWYNGQEFDMLLPNCFFRMGAAAMLLSSSRLDRWRSKYELEQLVRTHKAMDDKSFKSIRMREDAEGRQGISVSKDVIEVGGQALKANISTLGSLVLPVCEQVRFFTNLLFQKKKVKPCVPDCKLALQHVCILATSKKVLDEIQKNLELTDEYMEASRTTLERFGNTSSSSVWYELAYLEAKSRIKSDDRIWQIAFGSGFKCNSIVWKALRNIGKPKQSPWVED, from the exons ATGGCAGGAGAGCAGCAGCAATTTTCAGCCGAAAATTTGAATCGGGGCGTTGAGGAATTGGTGCCCAATGCTgggtctttttatttctccgtGAAGGTCGGGCATAGGTTGCCCCATTTTCTTAATTCGGTTAACCTGAAATATGTGAAGCTCGGTTATAGTTATCTCCTTAGTCATCGCTTTTATGTCTTGGTTGTACCAGCTCTCATAGTGATGTTCGGTGTCGAGTTAAAAAAGCTCACATGGGAAGATTTCTGTCAAAGACGCAATCAAACAGATGCTCTCTTTATAGTTGGATTGTTGGGTTTAgctctatatatttatctcgACTTGACACCGCGGTCCATTTATTTAGTTGATTTTGCTTGTTATCGCCCACCAGATGAGCTTAAG ATCTCGAAGGAGGAGTTCATTGAGTTAGCAAGAAAATCTGGCAACTTCAGTGATTCCGCGATTGGATTTAAGCAACGAATTCTCAAGAATTCAGGTATAGGTGACGAGACCTACATGCCCCGAGCAGTTTTCCGCCCTGGTTACAAATTAACACTGAAGGATGCTCGAGAAGAAGCAGCGACCGTCATGTACGGTGCGATAAATGACCTTCTGGCAGCCACCAAAATCAGGCCACTGAGCATAAGAATTCTAGTTGTGAATTGTGGAGTCCTAAATACCACTCCATCGCTGTCAGCTATGGTAATAAACTATTTTAAGCTTAAGCACAATATTCACAGCTTTAACCTTGGTGGCATGGGTTGTGCTGCTGGAATTATAGCCATTGATCTAGCTACAGATCTTTTACGTGCGTATCCGGGCTCATATGCTTTAGTAGTGAGCACAGAAGCCGTGACCTACTCGTGGTACAACGGTCAAGAGTTTGACATGCTCCTTCCAAATTGCTTCTTTCGAATGGGGGCTGCAGCCATGTTGCTATCAAGCTCCCGCCTTGACAGATGGCGCTCCAAGTACGAACTCGAGCAG CTGGTTCGAACTCACAAAGCCATGGACGATAAGAGCTTCAAAAGCATACGCATGAGGGAAGATGCAGAAGGCAGGCAAGGTATCTCGGTGAGCAAAGACGTGATTGAGGTGGGAGGCCAAGCGCTGAAGGCAAACATCTCCACTCTTGGCTCGCTAGTCCTACCCGTTTGTGAGCAAGTGCGTTTCTTCACCAATTTGCTCTTTCAGAAGAAGAAAGTCAAGCCTTGCGTTCCTGACTGCAAACTTGCTTTACAGCATGTCTGCATATTGGCAACAAGCAAGAAGGTGTTGGACGAGATACAAAAAAACTTGGAGCTCACAGATGAGTACATGGAGGCGTCCAGGACAACCTTGGAGCGGTTCGGGAACACTTCCAGTAGCAGTGTTTGGTATGAATTGGCATACTTGGAGGCAAAATCTAGGATCAAGAGCGACGATCGAATCTGGCAAATCGCTTTCGGGTCGGGATTCAAGTGTAATAGCATTGTTTGGAAGGCTCTTAGGAATATTGGGAAGCCCAAGCAGAGTCCGTGGGTTgaggattaa